The following are encoded together in the Pseudothermotoga sp. genome:
- the gmk gene encoding guanylate kinase, translating into MAGLLYVISGPSGVGKTSIIEGVMKKVRNVVFSVSCTTRPKRPNEVEGRDYFFVDERTFLDMVQKDEFLEWAVVHGHYYGTPRKFVEEQIQKGINVILDIDVQGATTVMKKIKDAVFVFIAPPSFDELKKRLLKRGTEKEEDMLKRLEDAKRELEQIPKFQYLIVNVDLQESIEQLTSIIVAEQLKVSRVIERLGFHKLFSIGGGST; encoded by the coding sequence GTGGCGGGATTGTTGTACGTGATAAGTGGTCCTTCCGGTGTCGGCAAAACGTCAATCATCGAAGGTGTGATGAAGAAGGTCAGGAACGTGGTCTTTTCCGTTTCCTGTACCACTCGGCCGAAACGTCCCAACGAAGTTGAAGGTCGAGACTATTTTTTCGTGGACGAAAGAACCTTCTTGGACATGGTGCAGAAGGACGAGTTTTTAGAATGGGCAGTCGTTCATGGTCACTACTACGGTACGCCACGCAAGTTCGTTGAAGAGCAGATCCAAAAAGGCATCAACGTCATACTCGACATAGACGTGCAGGGTGCCACGACGGTGATGAAGAAAATCAAGGACGCGGTGTTCGTGTTCATAGCACCGCCGTCTTTCGATGAGTTGAAAAAACGTTTGTTGAAACGCGGTACGGAGAAAGAAGAGGACATGCTCAAGAGGTTGGAGGATGCGAAGAGGGAGCTGGAACAGATACCCAAGTTTCAATACTTGATCGTGAACGTGGATCTTCAAGAATCGATAGAACAGCTCACATCTATCATAGTTGCAGAGCAACTGAAAGTCAGCAGGGTGATCGAACGATTGGGATTTCACAAACTGTTTTCGATCGGAGGTGGTTCCACGTGA
- a CDS encoding DNA-directed RNA polymerase subunit omega translates to MSKQIFDYDKLSSKIPYKYAVPIAVAKRAEAIKEYAKPYVSTPDNNPVSIAFRELLDGYVRIKNEEILRILLPNTK, encoded by the coding sequence GTGAGTAAACAGATCTTCGATTATGACAAGTTGTCTTCGAAGATCCCATACAAGTACGCTGTCCCCATAGCCGTCGCCAAGAGGGCTGAAGCGATCAAAGAGTACGCCAAGCCTTACGTTTCGACGCCAGACAACAACCCAGTGTCGATAGCCTTCCGCGAGTTGCTGGATGGATACGTGAGGATAAAGAACGAGGAGATACTCCGCATACTGCTTCCGAACACGAAGTGA
- the coaBC gene encoding bifunctional phosphopantothenoylcysteine decarboxylase/phosphopantothenate--cysteine ligase CoaBC: MKILIGVTGCIALYKVVGLASGLRKDGHELRIVMTQSAQKLVSKDLFSAVGSCPVYTDDDAFNIKDGWIPHTELSRWPDVLVIAPATANTIAKIAHGIADNLLTMVCLAFSGEKKLLVPAMNVRMFENPITQENIEKLRHKGWWVLEPAEGHLACGEFGRGRYPENEIVQEAIYILGSDKPLKGLRLLVTAGPTWESIDPVRTISNRSSGKMGYQLARMAVRLGAEVTLISGPTSLTPPFFIKEFVKVESAQEMFEQVVKRFNSVDAVIMAAAVADYTPAVKFSSKVKKTTESLTIELVRTKDILEELGKMKSKQILIGFAVETDDLEAYAEDKLKKKNMDMIVANDVRAMGSDQNSVLIIKKDGSKKRVGPDAKDRIALAILGELADLWYNP, translated from the coding sequence ATGAAGATCCTCATCGGTGTCACAGGTTGTATCGCACTCTACAAAGTCGTTGGATTGGCGAGCGGTCTGAGAAAAGATGGACACGAACTGAGGATCGTCATGACTCAGAGCGCTCAGAAGCTGGTTTCCAAAGACTTGTTTTCTGCCGTCGGCAGTTGTCCTGTCTACACGGACGACGATGCGTTCAACATAAAAGACGGTTGGATACCGCACACCGAACTGTCCAGATGGCCAGATGTGCTGGTGATAGCTCCGGCGACCGCCAACACGATCGCGAAGATCGCACACGGCATAGCAGACAATCTACTCACGATGGTGTGCCTGGCTTTCAGTGGGGAAAAGAAGCTCTTGGTGCCAGCGATGAACGTGAGGATGTTTGAAAATCCAATAACTCAGGAAAACATCGAAAAATTGCGACACAAAGGTTGGTGGGTTTTGGAACCTGCGGAAGGCCACCTCGCCTGTGGCGAGTTCGGCCGAGGGAGATATCCAGAGAACGAGATCGTTCAAGAAGCCATATACATCCTTGGAAGCGACAAACCGCTCAAAGGTCTCCGCCTGTTGGTGACGGCGGGACCGACGTGGGAGAGCATAGATCCGGTTCGAACGATAAGCAACCGTTCCAGTGGTAAGATGGGCTATCAGCTGGCGAGGATGGCGGTGAGGTTGGGAGCGGAAGTCACGCTGATCTCTGGTCCCACCAGTTTGACGCCACCTTTCTTCATAAAAGAATTCGTGAAAGTTGAGAGTGCGCAGGAGATGTTCGAGCAGGTGGTGAAGAGGTTCAACTCGGTGGACGCCGTGATCATGGCGGCGGCCGTGGCCGATTACACCCCCGCGGTGAAGTTTTCCAGCAAAGTCAAAAAGACGACGGAGAGTTTGACCATAGAACTCGTCAGGACCAAAGACATCCTCGAAGAGCTTGGAAAGATGAAGAGCAAGCAGATACTGATCGGTTTCGCCGTCGAAACAGATGATCTCGAAGCTTACGCTGAAGACAAACTGAAGAAAAAGAACATGGACATGATCGTGGCGAACGATGTGCGGGCGATGGGTAGCGATCAAAACAGTGTGTTGATCATAAAGAAGGATGGTTCGAAAAAGCGGGTTGGTCCAGATGCGAAGGATCGTATCGCTCTTGCCATTCTTGGCGAGCTTGCTGATCTTTGGTACAACCCATGA
- a CDS encoding L,D-transpeptidase family protein: protein MRRIVSLLPFLASLLIFGTTHELIVRSFEKETIELALKPIYTPVEQTKAYLFTQTGHRVAKRRGEDSFFFDVSRTDWIIVEAFGKNSAGYPMRGSNPSFVTLSAYRQEPQIFLFTDPEKHVLYIGIKLPRSWQFTDCEFQNLRFKRFTFNDILYLYTSEKPKDGIHALTLNFQLPYGLKKTLKMDVFVFHGLVNLLRGSKAPMKVEPVPPYNHVVKPGETLWSIANMYGLRIADLELANGIEDGSFIVSGTVLKLARVHFDASLTSLVINISTGRLALYYNGVLVKVFPVAVGRSDMTPPGTYWIMKKEVDPALYWFGEYIPPRSPINGLGTRFFQLSNPTYGIHGTTKPWEIGKRISHGCIRMFNQDIETIDAFVDVGTKVVVVRNTEEFPTRWAF, encoded by the coding sequence ATGCGAAGGATCGTATCGCTCTTGCCATTCTTGGCGAGCTTGCTGATCTTTGGTACAACCCATGAGTTGATCGTCAGGTCTTTCGAGAAAGAAACCATAGAGTTGGCTTTGAAGCCGATCTACACGCCTGTTGAGCAAACCAAAGCCTATCTCTTCACGCAAACTGGCCATAGGGTCGCCAAACGACGCGGTGAAGACTCTTTCTTCTTCGATGTTTCACGCACCGATTGGATCATCGTGGAAGCGTTTGGAAAAAACTCGGCAGGTTACCCGATGAGGGGAAGCAATCCTTCTTTCGTGACGTTGTCTGCTTACAGGCAAGAACCTCAGATCTTTCTCTTCACGGATCCTGAAAAACACGTTCTCTACATAGGTATCAAACTTCCACGGAGTTGGCAGTTCACCGATTGTGAATTTCAAAACCTCAGGTTCAAAAGGTTCACCTTCAACGATATTCTGTACCTCTACACTTCGGAAAAGCCAAAAGACGGCATACACGCACTCACACTCAATTTTCAGCTCCCGTACGGTTTGAAGAAGACTTTGAAGATGGATGTGTTCGTCTTCCATGGGCTCGTGAACTTGCTCAGGGGCTCAAAAGCACCGATGAAGGTCGAACCGGTTCCTCCATACAACCACGTGGTCAAACCCGGTGAAACGTTGTGGTCCATAGCCAACATGTACGGTCTGAGGATCGCGGATTTGGAGCTCGCCAACGGCATTGAAGATGGCAGTTTCATCGTTTCTGGCACCGTGCTCAAGCTTGCGAGGGTACATTTCGATGCTTCCTTGACGAGTTTGGTCATCAACATCAGCACGGGCAGGCTGGCACTCTACTACAACGGAGTTCTTGTGAAAGTTTTTCCCGTCGCGGTGGGTAGGAGCGACATGACTCCCCCGGGTACCTACTGGATCATGAAGAAGGAGGTAGACCCTGCCCTGTACTGGTTCGGCGAGTACATACCCCCGCGTTCACCCATCAACGGTTTGGGAACGAGGTTCTTCCAGCTTTCGAATCCAACTTACGGTATACACGGGACAACAAAACCGTGGGAAATCGGTAAGAGGATCTCCCACGGTTGCATCCGCATGTTCAACCAAGATATCGAAACGATCGATGCTTTCGTTGACGTAGGAACAAAAGTGGTGGTGGTGAGAAACACGGAAGAATTTCCAACTAGATGGGCTTTCTGA
- a CDS encoding S1 RNA-binding domain-containing protein produces MVKVGDVVKSRVTQITKYGAVVTLENGETGFIHISKIANQYVKNVEDFLKQGQEVTAKIIGKTRDGKWELSLKEEKSQEEQKDAKKAEFEKKLARFLRDSEKKFAEYKKRAEKKGGRF; encoded by the coding sequence GTGGTAAAGGTTGGCGACGTCGTGAAGAGCAGAGTTACACAGATAACAAAGTATGGAGCTGTCGTCACACTCGAGAACGGTGAAACTGGGTTCATCCACATCTCCAAGATCGCGAATCAGTACGTCAAGAACGTCGAGGACTTTCTGAAACAGGGCCAAGAGGTCACAGCGAAGATCATCGGCAAAACACGCGATGGGAAATGGGAACTGTCCTTGAAAGAGGAGAAAAGCCAAGAAGAGCAGAAAGACGCAAAGAAGGCCGAGTTCGAGAAAAAGCTAGCCAGATTCCTCAGAGACAGCGAAAAAAAGTTTGCAGAGTACAAGAAGAGGGCAGAGAAAAAGGGAGGAAGGTTCTGA
- the rpmE gene encoding 50S ribosomal protein L31, whose product MKKDIHPQMKLVTVKCACGAEHRFYTSKDTIRIDVCSNCHPLYKGQTGAGLVIDTEGRIEKFKRRYGGVEY is encoded by the coding sequence GTGAAGAAGGATATTCATCCACAGATGAAGCTGGTGACAGTGAAGTGTGCGTGTGGCGCAGAGCACAGGTTCTACACATCCAAAGATACCATCAGGATCGACGTGTGTTCGAACTGCCATCCTCTGTACAAGGGACAAACGGGTGCAGGACTCGTCATAGACACGGAAGGACGCATCGAGAAATTCAAGCGCAGATACGGAGGCGTCGAGTATTGA
- a CDS encoding diguanylate cyclase, which produces MEEKRELLEKIKMLEDQLEYYKAREAQMEQLIREYNEFIRKQFEIYDEFVRDIGTSRIIDPLTRVYSAEHISKLIAYYHQRAFEDNRSYGLILVRLPRRDENFEANLLALAKLLKTVVRVPMDSVGRLSEDTFAILLTEISKENTLKVIDRIKSSIELHLSVPVKISFRSYPEDASNLEEMMKELYAEVS; this is translated from the coding sequence GTGGAAGAAAAGCGGGAACTTTTGGAGAAGATCAAGATGCTGGAAGATCAGCTCGAGTATTACAAGGCACGCGAAGCGCAGATGGAACAACTCATCAGAGAATACAACGAATTCATCAGGAAACAATTCGAAATCTACGATGAGTTCGTCCGTGATATCGGAACGAGCAGGATCATAGATCCTCTCACGAGGGTCTATTCGGCGGAACACATCAGCAAGTTGATAGCCTACTACCATCAGAGAGCGTTCGAAGACAACCGCAGCTACGGTCTGATCTTGGTCCGCCTGCCACGGAGGGACGAAAACTTCGAGGCGAATCTGTTGGCCTTAGCCAAGCTTTTGAAGACTGTGGTGCGTGTGCCCATGGACAGCGTTGGAAGGTTGAGTGAAGACACGTTCGCGATCCTGCTCACCGAGATAAGCAAGGAAAACACGCTCAAGGTGATCGACAGGATCAAGTCTTCCATCGAGCTTCATTTGAGTGTTCCTGTGAAGATCTCTTTCAGATCTTATCCAGAGGATGCTTCCAACCTCGAAGAAATGATGAAAGAACTCTACGCGGAGGTCAGCTGA